The nucleotide sequence CGGACCTTTTTGCACAGGCTGCGAAGCCCGCCTGGCCAGACACCGTCTCTTCACCGTCCAAGCAGGGCCCAGCTggggcgccaccgctgccacagcgacagccgccacagctgcagccgtcgcagcagcaccagcagctctACATGCAAGGGCtttctcctccgccctcgacACTGCACTCCCCCCTCGGCGGCCGTctccacgccgctgccgacgacTCTGTCGTCGTGACGATCCCTGTCacgggcggcgacggcaccatCACGGCAGCTGTCATCGCAGTGCCGTCTCCATTCTCGTACACTGAGGCCGGGGTGCAGCAGTACTGCCTCGGAGCTCTACAGCAGCAACATCCACAGCAACAGCGAccgcgcccgccgccgcagcggcatcccttgccgccgcctccgcaacagcagcacttTCATCATCAAGGCGCACCAGCAAAGGATCAATCCACTGCAAGCTGTGCGggtgaggaggcggagtGGCGGCGGAAGCAGGATCTGAtcacgctgcagctcgagcagcatcgccagcgGCTCGAAAACGAGCTTCGGCAAGTGCAGCTGCAacaagcgcagcagcagcaacagctgcagcacgcgcagcaccatcatagccatcaccaccaacaccagcaacagcagcagctacgGTATCAGCAGTCTCTGCTGCCGGCACAGACAACCATGGTCACGATTGACGGATGCCTCTACCGCATGGTGTCGGCCTCCTCAGCAGAGGCCTACGTGAACCGTGGCCAGCCGTGCCGTGATGTGCACTTTGTGGACAGAGACGCTCTTGCCAGCGACGGCTCCGCGGGGGCAGACGGCCGCACTGAGGCTGCATCTCTTCAACCGAGCAATCACCCcggtgtgtgtatgcccgTCTCCCCGCAAGCCCAGCTATCaccacaacagcaacagcaacccatgatcatcaccgccgcgggTGATCGGAGTGCTTTAGGTGAGgccacctcggcggcggcggcgtcgctcgcgAAGTCATCTACGCCTGGCACTAACGTTATGCTGGTGATGCCGACGCCGTCTGCCTCGCACAAGGCGCAGTACGGATACTAGAGACGCTCCGCTTGCCTTCGTTgtcctgcgcgtgcgccgcgcacggagaggaggagagacgaCAGTGAAGAGTCTGgacggcgatggaggcgtACCGTCAAGCAGTACAAGCGCCCACATCGCTGCTCTCATCGTTCTCTCACCGTTGTCGTACTGCTGCGGCTACTCGTGCCGCTTCCATGtgaccctcctcccctcctccccccttccccccttcccttccccctctttccccctcGTTCCTGCCCTCTGTGTCACCTTCGGGGTTCTCTCTTGCATGCCTTGTTGACATCGCTAGTGGTACACGCgaagcagcaccgcatcGATCCTCCGGAATCTCGGCGTCCACAATGTGCACAGCACGCGCTTTCAAGGCGAGCGAGATGCTCGAAAGGCAGAGCGACCATCACCATGCACGCCAGCCGACTGTacctctgcgcgtgcgcatgcgtctctctctccctcttgctgTCTTCATTCCGAAAgacgacagcagccgccagcaacagaaaagaagaaaTCAAAGACAACGACGAACGGATCCGTGCGAAAACTCAGGCTGCGCAGATGGAGCACGCAGGGACCTACTCCGTGTCGGGATGTATCAGGACCACGCTGTGcgaccccccctcccttccccaccctCATCGtttcgcctctctcccgtTGTCGTCGCttcacgacggcggcaagaGCACGCATTCAGCCGCACATGCATACAGTGACGACCGCgtcttcgtgtgtgcgcgcgcgtttttttttcgctggGCGTTGGCAATCAGTCCAGCTGTAGTGGTGCCATTCGGCGAGTgcagccctcctcccccttccccctccccccacccacgACCACCGTCCGTCCGTCCAAGTATCCTGCCGTCCCTCAGGCTTCTCTTGTGGCCACTGCTCGTCCTCCACTCATCCCTCCCTTCCGctggacacacacacacacatatatatatatatatatatatatacatatatacacgGCGTGCCTCACGCgcgcatcatcgccgccacctgcacctcttctccgcatacacacacacacaccacctgTATCTTACTACACAAGCAAGTGCCGTGCTTCcgcttgttgttgttcgttCTTGGTTATCCTTTATAATTGCCGTCCATCGCCGCTCCCGCGCTTCCTGTCTTaaccttttctttttgttttctctctgccAACGTTACGTCGCTCCGCGCATGTCACAGTCGCTcagtcgcagcggcagccagaGAGGCGTCGCCACTCGAAGCGCGTCGCGCAGTGCTTCTGGCAGCCGCagtggcagccgcagcagctccaacTCGATGCGGCTGCCGGAACCCACCGCGGCATCGGCCACCGTTGCCGAGCCTGCAGCCgtacctgctgctgcggagacCCCGGCCGACGATGCGGGACAGCCGCATGAGCcggagaaggaggtggcgTCGATCTTCATTGGCATGGGTCCCGCTGGCCGTACCGTGACCTTGACGGAGCTGACGGAATACCTCAAGTCGAAGGCGATGGACCCGGCGAACGTGAAGGATGTTCGCCttcgcggccgctgcgcgttCGCGGATACGACGACAGTAGAGGAGGCGCGCCACCTGATCGCACAGCTGGACAACCACGACTACAAGGGCAAGTTCCGTCTGGCGGTGCAGATGAGCAAGCAGACCATGGCCGAGGCGAAGGAGAACAAGCGCAAGCGCCAGGAGGCGCGCGGCACCAAGCAGGGGGAAGAAGGCAACTACGTGAACGAAGGCCGTCAGGTTTTTGTGAACCTCGGCCCTGCCGGCAAGGACATCCCCAACGAGGCCATTCGCAGCAAGATTGAGGCCATCTGCCCGGTTCTGCGTTTCGAGCGCCGTGGCTACTGCATGTACGCCGATGTGCCCACCGCCGAGGATAcgaggcgggtggtggcagcgctgaACAACATGATGATTGGcgaggtgcgcgtgctggTGCAGATCAGCACCTTGGTCCGCAAGCGTGAgcgctcgccgcagcgcgttcGCGATGCTCCTCGCCGCGGAGGTGACCGTCACGAACGCGACTcgcaccaccatcgccgccgcagcgacagccgcgagggtcgccgccgtcaccaccgctCGCGTCGCAGTTacacgccgtcgtcgcgcagTACCTCTTCCTACTCATCCCGCAGCCGCTCGCATAGCCGCGGTCGCCGCAGCTACTCTCCCGACTCTGAGGACTCTcgcgaccgccgcagccggcgcggaGGCTACCATGGCAGCGACCGCCGTCGTGGCCGTAccgagcgcggcggtgaccgtcgcgagcgccgcggcgacgagcGCCGCACACGTCGTTGATAGCCTCCGCAAACCTCGCCTTGGACATGCAAGCAAGGCGAGGTTTTCAAGCGACACGAGACCAGGCAGGAAAAAAAATGGAGGTTAAGTGGAGGGGAGACTGGGTGAGGTTAGGCCTAACGCCAGCAATGACATGAGGCGTGGGCCACTGCAGATTGTGGCCGTATCGTTCGGTGCCCCAACCCCTCGCATCTCCGTCTCTTCGCCTGTTTTTATtcgtttttccttttcgttttttttttccttttgttttcctttcgtgtgtgtgtgcacgttgAAGCCGCGGTTGGTGTCGAACCGCGGTTGGtgtcgcccctcccctcccctcttctcctcacctctcctctcgcgTCTCTCTTGTCGTGTGTCCTGCCGGTCttgcgctgcggcactgccatctttcccctctcttttgTCTCTTTAAAGTTTTCTACATATCTATGAtcatttctttttctgttttcaCGCTCTGATCGCGCTACGCATATCTCACTCGCGCTGCATGggctctccccccttccccacacCCGTTGGGTGTCTATCGGTGTGCCCCTTTAGAAGGACAGGCTTCATGAGTTCTTTGTGCGCAGGCACAAGTCTCTCCGCGGGCCTCTTCTGCTTGACATGCTCGCTCCTGCCAAAGGCCTGCGGGCTCAGGAGAAAACGGAATGCCCCTGCTGCCACAGACTCATGGCNNNNNNNNNNNNNNNNNNNNNNNNNNNNNNNNNNNNNNNNNNNNNNNNNNNNNNNNNNNNNNNNNNNNNNNNNNNNNNNNNNNNNNNNNNNNNNNNNNNGTTTTCTACATATCTATGAtcatttctttttctgttttcaCGCTCTGATCGCGCTACGCATATCTCACTCGCGCTGCATGggctctccccccttccccacacCCGTTGGGTGTCTATCGGTGTGCCCCTTTAGAAGGACAGGCTTCATGAGTTCTTTGTGCGCAGGCACAAGTCTCTCCGCGGGCCTCTTCTGCTTGACATGCTCGCTCCTGCCAAAGGCCTGCGGGCTCAGGAGAAAACGGAATGCCCCTGCTGCCACAGACTCATGGCGGCGCCCCATGTGTCGCGGCACATGCGGGCGAGCCATCCGGGCGCGCCCCCCGCGACATCGACGGAAATGGAGGACGATGACAGCGATCCCCCcaggcagcaacgccgtcctGGGGCAGACCCGAAGATCCGAAAATGCGAGCACtgcgcgcagacgctgcATAGCATAGCTGGCATGGTGCATCACATCCGAGAAAGGCGTGCAGCAGCCCGAAGAGCACGAGCGATGGACGAGAACGGCGCAAAGAGATGCACACCGACCAACTccacagcgcatgcgcgcgacATGTGCGGCGTCTCCTGCATCCGGCTGGGTGGGATGGCGCAGCACAGATGCCGAAAACATGACGAGAGCGCCGCGTACGGCACCACGGAGTTCTCCAGACTCCGCTGTGGAGAGTCTCCACACCACATTATGGAATGCTGCGGCTGGAGGCGACCGAGGGCGAAGCACGGCGTGCAGGCGGGGGGCCTCTGAGGGCCCTGGCCTGAGGCTGGCGGACTTCCTCCTCGAGCGCATGCGGCATGCACCTGGACCACCCCCTATTACCTGCACgacagccgccaccgccctgGGGCAGGACCCTGGGCGCGGCCCGCCTGGATCCAGGCGTGCAGTCCACGGGAGTGTCGGTCTGGCGCCGATGACGGGGCATTTATGGGAAGGGACGGGAAGAGACAAGCAGAGCCGGTGGGACGCATGGCCTCGACGGCGGAACGGCTTGTCCTCCACGACCAGGATTCAGCCGTAGTGCGACAGAGGTTGATGGAGTGTAGCTGTATGCGNNNNNNNNNNNNNNNNNNNNNNNNNNNNNNNNNNNNNNNNNNNNNNNNNNNNNNNNNNNNNNNNNNNNNNNNNNNNNNNNNNNNNNNNNNNNNNNNNNNCAGGACCCTGGGCGCGGCCCGCCCGGATCCAGGCGTGCAGTCCACGGGAGTGTCGGTCTGGCGCCGATGACGGGGCATTTATGGGAAGGGACGGGAAGAGACAAGCAGAGCCGGTGGGACGCATGGCCTCGACGGCGGAACGGCTTGTCCTCCACGACCAGGATTCAGCCGTAGTGCGACAGAGGTTGATGGAGTGTAGCTGTATGCGCATATATGTGTTGGCTTGTTCGTGGTATAGGATGTCAGGCcgagcgaagaaaaagaaaagaatgGATCGATCGCGGACTTCCCCGTGGTGCCATTATCGTTGAGGGCAGGCCAGCGCTGGCAATCCTTGAATGGTGGCCTGTATTTCGGTGGGAGGCGTCTGTGATATGTATGTACTCCATCTTGCCTTCCTggagggtggtggcggaAGACTGGAAGGGTATTGCAGCGGCATAGTCGTGATGTAAAGGAGTGGTTGCACACTCCTATTTTCGCTCCTCGCCGAAGTGTGGAGGGAGCTGGTTGAGAGTAGAAAAACGTGCGCTCCTTGCTGCCGCTCATGCGTTGGCTAGCGACTTGCTCTCTCCACTGCACTCGCACGCGTGCCATCCCATCGGCTTATCGCTCGACACACGTCTTTCTtctgtggcgctgcggcctcGAACTCCCCACTATCAGCACTTCCATGCGTTCTAGCCCGAGCGCCGCGgcccggcgcagctgcggggtAGTGTGAGGGACCCCCTGAGTCGGATAAGGAAGaactgttttttttttccgcctcTACACAGGAAAGCTCCTTACGACAGTGAGTCGGCTTTGCTCATTCTCATTGTGCGCATCATGCGCGTCATCAGGGCAATGAAGGCGCGTTGGCGTGCACGCTAGCAGAAGAAAATGCAGCCCCGTCGCGCGTCGTCTTCCCGCCTGGCAAGCTTCCACCCCTGTGAGCACCGCATTATCGTCTCTGGTACGGCCGATCACCGGACCACCCGACAGGCAGCCCGGTCTTCCGAGTTTTTTGAGGGTTCTTGCGGCTGGCTCTGCTcctcggcgcggagagggctgcCAGGACCTTCGTCCCGCtagtgcctctgctgcctagTCCGCCCTTCACCCCCTGAAGCCGTGCAAGACGGCGTCTGaattcgcctgctgccggacTCGGTGCACCCAACATGCttgacggtggcggtctcTGTCGGGGTGGTGACTGGTGAAGCGATGAGCCTAAAACACTCGTTCCGTNNNNNNNNNNNNNNNNNNNNNNNNNNNNNNNNNNNNNNNNNNNNNNNNNNNNNNNNNNNNNNNNNNNNNNNNNNNNNNNNNNNNNNNNNNNNNNNNNNNGTCGCGCGTCGTCTTCCCGCCTGGCAAGCTTCCACCCCTGTGAGCACCGCATTATCGTCTCTGGTACGGCCGATCACCGGACCACCCGACAGGCAGCCCGGTCTTCCGAGTTTTTTGAGGGTTC is from Leishmania donovani BPK282A1 complete genome, chromosome 7 and encodes:
- a CDS encoding splicing factor ptsr1-like protein, producing the protein MSQSLSRSGSQRGVATRSASRSASGSRSGSRSSSNSMRLPEPTAASATVAEPAAVPAAAETPADDAGQPHEPEKEVASIFIGMGPAGRTVTLTELTEYLKSKAMDPANVKDVRLRGRCAFADTTTVEEARHLIAQLDNHDYKGKFRLAVQMSKQTMAEAKENKRKRQEARGTKQGEEGNYVNEGRQVFVNLGPAGKDIPNEAIRSKIEAICPVLRFERRGYCMYADVPTAEDTRRVVAALNNMMIGEVRVLVQISTLVRKRERSPQRVRDAPRRGGDRHERDSHHHRRRSDSREGRRRHHRSRRSYTPSSRSTSSYSSRSRSHSRGRRSYSPDSEDSRDRRSRRGGYHGSDRRRGRTERGGDRRERRGDERRTRR